The Malus domestica chromosome 17, GDT2T_hap1 genome contains the following window.
ACTTGGTTTGAAAAGAGGCTTTCAAATTGGAGAAGTAGAAGCAAATGAATAGTATTCAACAAGGAAGGCAAGGAGCTGATGAGATTGTTGTTTTTCCTGGTTTTTTTGCTGCTACTTGGACTTCTATCTTTGCTTATATATAGCTTAGTATTCTTGGAGCTCAAGTTTTGACCCATGTCTCTCCCATATTTCTGAGCACGTTCTGGGAACCCACAGATTTTCTTGAGAGGCAAACAAAGATTAACCAACATGAGCTTTAAACCCCACTTGTGCATCTTTCTGAGGCCCCACGTCAACTTTGACCATGAAAAAAATTTGACCAATACGTGGAATTCATATCTGAACGAGGTAAAGAACTCCGGTACTGTGTTGCAGACACGGATATGACGACATACGACATGCAGATATGATGACAtcgtaaatttaaaaaaaataaagaaaagaacatAGCGatcaaatataataaatttataatgAATATtacatttattaaaaaaattacacatCCAATCAACATCTAATTCAAATTATTCACACCCAATCAAATTAATCAACCTCTACCTTTTTGCAATAGACAATAGTcaatcaaaaattcaaaacactTAACCAAAATATGGAATGGAGTCCAACAGTTTTGATATTTACAAAACTGCCCCAAAAATGTCTTTATATTTCCAAAACTGCCTCACAATGTTTTTTGAAATTTACCAAAAAGCTCATGCCGTGTCCAAAGGGGTGTGTTGGCATGTCAGAGTGTCCAACACTCTTGATACTTTGGGGTTTCAGAGTATCCATGCAACCTAGCTCGTGTAAGAACATAAGATCTTCTGTATTTTAATTTCACCCGACTACACATTGATTTCACCTGATTGTCCCTACACAAGTTTTTTCTCTTGAATGAGTAGAGTAGGTAGTGGTGAACACTTTCTGACAAAGATATGGaaaaagaactttaacgaaaaactctaattactgttcactttaataaaataacacatttttacattaaaaaatcaatcctaatactattcactttaccctttattttgttcttatcgttaaaactccaaattttcaagccattttcattagttttcctaagaaTTAATTCAAGTCTAAGAAAGACATTTCCGCTTCTGCTCTGGACAAACTTCAATATTTGTACCAGTTTGAAGCAGAGTAAAAAATCTTATAGAAACATTAGAGATTTCCTGAAAGAGACAAAAACTAAAGCTGGAATTTCATGCAGAACTTATCAGCTTACATCAAAATTGGCTGGGTGGTTAAATAATGACTATATTTTACCTAAAAGAGGCTTAAACAATCCAATAGAGTTGAGTGAGTGCTTCAAAGACGGCCAAATTAGCGCGGTCACTCGTGTTCTTGAACCCCAGTTAGAAAACTTGCATTTTCCGTTTGAAACTGGAGTCGGAGATGATTCCAAACTTGCTTGGATCATACTAATGAAGATATATTTTATGTACAGAACTGCAGACCATTGATGCGACTCAATCAGCCCGCTACCTTTCTCCACCCTCGAGCTCTTCTTGATCCTCCAACTGAGTTTCTTCTTTGTTGCTTATGTCTCCATTACCACCATCATGATCTCCATTATTTTTACGGAAGAACAACCCCGATGAGGTGGAGTCGTCTTCATCTAGAGTTTCttcattttccttgtcttttgaTTTCGACTGCAATGTCAAGTCATTCTCCATCCAAGCAGGGCAATAGTGCACGACTCCAAGAGCAGAAAGAACTTGAGAATGACTAGGAGTTGAAGCATGAGGTGATGACGTGGCATTGATTGATTTTCCAGCAGGATCTTGCCTTAAGCAAGAACATTCCGGGATTGGATGAGAAATAAAAGACAGCGGCTTTGATCTTGCGGAAGCTTCTATTAATCCATCAACTAATCTCTTTCTCAAATGCTTGCGTACTGACATCAGCCAAGTATGGTTTGCGTGGTATAGGTGGTCATGAATTTCATCTAAAAGCTTGGCGACTTCTTTTCTACATTCGGAAAAACACAAtgaatttttgagaaaacagaGACATTCGTCATCAAGGGAGCAACCGAATATAGCAATTTCTCAATATTTAGATACACATAGTACTTTTAGTTTGCGGTTAATGATCACAAAGAGCTGTGTATTGACCAAATTGTGCTCACTAGCCGCTTGTCAGTATGTGTCCATAAACACatcaagctttgaaagaaacATGAAAAATAAACTACAATGCATTTAATCTAACAGCTCAAATGTTTCAAATCTCATATCCTGATCCCGATACGAGAAAATTTTACATGCATAGTTTATGTCATAAAATAACTACAAACAGTGAAAGACCTTCCATTTATTAATCATGCAAATGAGCAAACACGTATGTCTAGATAAGCTGCGTACCTGTCTGGTCTGTATGTCTTTGAATCAGCTGATTGATAGAGTCGCTGTCCCATTACCAAGCTCGCAAAATTTGGGTGTCCCTTACCATCAAAATCAAATCCAGGGATAAACACATCAGCTTCAACGCATATCACATAATCAATTGCTTCCCACAGAAGTTTATGAGCATTGGTCCTCAATTCAATAACTGTACTATCAGGCTCGTTATCACTCTCCGCTACCCAACCCCACCAACCTTCAATGTTATAGGATTTGGGCCTGGCCGGGGGTGGTGGAAGTGGGCGAGGACGAGGACCTGCATTTTTCCATGCTTCAATTTTCATCTCTTCCTCAATCATTGGTGGACTCCCGGGATTGCGATCGACTAGGTTAGCTTCGCGACCATACATCCTACTAAGCTCCCAGGGCATGCTGAGGGAAGTCCTATCAACGACATTTTCAAACATTGCACGAAGAGGGATCAACGTCCTTTGGCCACCAAAGATTTCTCCCCCCGAAACATATATTATTGTGTCCCACAAGTACCCATATGCACGAAGAATAATACCAATCTGTACAGATCCAAGTAATATAGACAAAAGGTTCAATAAGAAGTCATTTCTTATTAAACGATGTAGACGATATTTTTGGCGAGTTAATTCTATGCTAAATAGACTGGCAGTATATATTACAACTAACTTTATAATATTCACTTCATCTCCATTATGaccattatttttgttttgtagcCATATTGTATCTTACCTCTTCTGGCATTAGGGGGCAAGAACCTTTAAGGCGTTGTTTTGCAGAATTCACCGAAAGCTTTCCCTTGACAATTCCACGTTTTCTCATCCATTGCCTTTTGTGTTGAATGAGTTCCGTGTGTACATCCTTGGGAAGACAAACATATGAAAATCAAACGCTATGAAAGAGTTCCAAAAGAATAATATATCATGCAGTCCAGGGTCAAATGCTATGAATGGTTCAAAGCAAATACCTGGAAGAGTTCAGCACAACCATGATATGCCAAAGTCTCCCGGGTCATGCCAGGGTCAAATGCTATGAATGGCTGTCCAGGAGCCTTTAATCTAAAGAGGTAGTAAATATTATGTGTTAAAAGCCATGCTGATGAGAAAAAAATTAGATACCACAcattgagaaagagagagaagagagtaaACGGATGCTGGTAGTTGACCTTTGTAAAATTTCGGTGGCAAGTTCCTGGACCTCCTGCCGGAACCTAAGGGCGTGAAAAGCAACCCTACATCTCAGCCTCTGATACTCTTCAAGATCAGGTGGCAGGATAGCCTACATTACATCCAAAACAAGGTAGTAACAGTTATATCATTAAACAAAGAAATATAATACTCACTTCCACAGACTCAAGTTATGAGTACAGTGCAATAGAGAAAGCAGACACTGTTACCTGCAAGCATCCACCTTCAGACACAACTAGTTCAACTACTAAATGCTTCTTCAAAATTGGAAGAACATTGTTCTTGTAGTAATATGGTGAAGCAGAGTAAGGCACTTTAAACACCGGAATGTTCTTTTTCCTCCTTTGCCCTTTAAGATTATTGGGAAGCGTCTTCACAACTTTGACGTCTTTTGACAAGGCTGCCATGAATTGGTCCTCATTGTAGAGATAGGCAAAACTTTTAAACTGAGAGCTACGTAAAACCATAAGACACAAACAATAAGTACTGAATACATCAATTTAGGGCACGAACAAACAAAGCCGAGATTGTAATGATTGTCCAAAAAGGTAAACCTTATGCCCTTGCTGCTTGTGGTTGATTGGATCTCAGGAATCACTAACGTTGCATTCAGAAACCGAGAAACCACAACTACATCACATATCTGAAAAACCAATAAAATGCTGCAGCTGTAAACTTTTAAGACAATTGAATACAATCGAGAACAGGCTGTTAAACCATGAACCCCTTACCGAATTCCTGATCTCATGAAATCCGCCTTGTATCCTGACAAAGATAAACCTGCTGGTATCTGAATCGGGTTCTGTGACACACAAACACATTTCACTTTAGAATGATTCCATATTTGTTCACAATTCAAATAGATAAATAAACATCCTGAACACTTTTATTTTCAAGGTTTCCATACacaaaattttaaacataaagcATATCCTTCTGCGCTAATCACGATTATAATAACACTGATCAAGTTAAACCAAGGACCCCACCGATTGTGTTAAACCTATAATCCGACATAAAGTAagattttaaacttttttttttcttaagagAAAGAAGTGTTATCATCAACCTTTTTGGTAGCATTGATTCTGCAGAGAAAATCCTTAAACCGAAATAACTGTCTAACATATGCCTCCACTCCAGAAAGCATTAAACCGATATCGAAATCACTATAGCAAGATGAAAAGTAGGCTAACCGGCATAATGTCCTCTGGGATTTGCATTCGGCTGCAAAGATTCGAGATGCCGAACCGGACCCCATAGCCTTCTATACATTGGACTCTGCACACCAAAGTAGAAGGATTAGTAAAACTGATTTCAGAAAACCAACAAAATtgatatgaaaaacataattgatataaaaaacaaaaaaaacggATCCACACTAAATTCACACACTCAAACCAAACCCATTTCAGAAAACCAACAAAACATTTTCTGTCTGAATTTCCCTTAATATCGAAGACAAAAATCCCCGAAAAAATCAATGTCACAAAAACAACAATGATTGCCACTTTCAGAGCAAGAACAATACTTTACCAgaagaaaacaacaaaacaaacataACCCAGAAACAGAAACGCACTCAGGACTCAAACTCCACAAAAatatgagtgagagagagagagagagagagagagagcagttaAGCAGAGCAGATGAACTTGAGAAAGATGAGATCTTTGAGGGGGGGGGGGTTAAGTGAAACGTACAGTCTTGGAAAAATTCAAGCTTTCACCAATGGCTCTTCTGGGGAAGATTGTGATGGAGGAGTGGAACTCTGAAGCAGCAGCCCCTTCTGTGAATCTGGCCAGCAGAAAGTGCacaaagagagagatagctgaaagaaacagaccaaccaGTCCAACCCATTTCATCTTTGACCTCAACACCATCTTCCCCTCCCCTTTCATTGAAACCCCACTTCAGGATCAGAACTCCAACTGCAACCGGTTTTTGCAGAagcagggagagagagagagagagagagagagagagagagaagtggtTTTGTTTGAGTAGAAGGAAAAGTCACAGAGAGGGAGATGATGCGGCACGTGCGAGTGAGATGCACATACACACCACCACATTTGAGTGTTTGAGTTGAATGAGACCAGGCATGGCATTTTATTACATTAAATATTTGACGTTTTTAATAAATAGCTGTCTGATGGCACCCCACTTTCTGCTGCAGCGCGTGTATATCATCGTCAGACCCAATTGGGAAATGAGGGCTGGAGGGTGTAGGATAAGCGATGGCGAAGTGTTGAATGTATCTGGTGATGCTGTATGATTGGAAAAGCGAGGTGGGAAAGATGGTGTTGGAGTTTAGTCACGTGATGTAAAGGTTGTGTCTTTATGTCTTTGGGTTTACAGAGAAAATGACTTATATAGTATGTGTTCATCGTTGTATTATATTTTGCTTTAACAGTACATTGATGTGTAcgttttttttcatataacaatGTATTATTGAACCGAGATGTCGCAGTGATATAATTCAttatggggtgtgatatccacacattctATTTTACTTATCACACACATTTTTAGTTTTCGAccatcggatcagatgaattgaagaagatcaacggataaaaattatcaaggagtatgtaagaagtaaaatgaggtgtgtgaatagcacaccccttcAATATATGTAAGTTATTCTCGTTTGTAGGGTTTTTGTAGAAGTTGtggttgtgtgtgtgtggtagAATATAGACAAAAGGGTGTTTGTgtgaaaaggaaagaaaggagCTTTTGGGTGGAAGGATAAGGTGGGCACAAGGAAAAGTTTAGCGATTAGGTCACCATAGATTTTTGCTTCATTTTGAAATTTCAATGGGGAAGAAGAAACTGATAATGCAATGATGTAGATAAATGGTAGAGATTCTTCGATTGTATTTGTATCTTTCGTCACATAACGAGTGTATAGCTAATCAGTTACACATCAAAACAAGTAGGAGTGGCATGAGGATGTGCAATGCCTAGGCCAGCCATctctttataaatattttatctaTGCTAATTTTTGGTAAACTTTTGCTATGcacttaaaacttaaacttcGTCTCTCTTTTTAGAGTAACTGACTTGAGCATCGGAAATTTAGCCAACCCCTCCACTCACCTTGTGAGCACATGTGTCGCTTTGGTCTTGATTAAAAAgtattatttgttttgtaggtacaatttCGTCAATACTGAAAATTGCGAAAATTTATTACCACAATTATTGTGGAGgtggattgtttgccctcccatttctatacttttctcatcccctcctgttttgtgtggtcacggttaagccacatcaacattttatattcctattactttttgttttattatttttataaaaaaatcaatataaaatgttgacgtgtctTAACCATTACCACACAAACATGAAGGGATAGGAAGAGTAtgaaaatgggagggcagacaatccacctctaATTATTGTAGATAGAAAGTTTACATATGGTACTAAAATATCATActcaatttgaaaaaaaaaaggaaaaagaaaaaaagagttttATAAATACAAATTAAGTTGTGGAAATGGTACCTCTGAAAATGAAAGATCTAGTAGTTTCGTCAAAGAAACGAAATAGGGAAAAAGACAATTGAAACGAAGACATTAATTAATCGATTAATAAAATGGATTATTCAAAGTTATGTCCTTTTcccataatttaaaaaaaaaaattgtccttttatttaatttaatttcatttAATCCCTTAAATTTAACGTACATATTTCCGACTTTATCATGTTAAATTATTTCTTCCATTGGGACTTGAAATACTAATCACTCTGATTTGCAAGTTGCAATTGTGTTTTCATCGACGCACGGTGCGAAGCATATCAAGGCTTTGACTgcctttttgttttgatttagaACATAAGAAGAAGAGTTATTTTCCGAGTGTTGTTATTGTCACTCTAAGGACCTATTTCGTATTCTATTCGAGtttaaaatttttaacttaaaaattgtttctcAATTCACAACTCAAAAACTTGTTGATGAGCTTGTTTTGCGAAACGTGAactaaaaaataactaaaaatctAGCCTAAAATTTGAGAACAACAAAAGTctgtttttattgtttttttttccttcctcgtGACATCTGTAGGACCTTGGCGTCGAGGCTAGCAACACCAAACATCAACTGAGAGTAACTGCGTGGTGATAAAAGATATATTTCCGACGACTAAGAGAAATGTTCCGACGAGTGTGACATAGATTCTTTTTGGCAGCAGAGATATTTTTTTCACACCATCCCCAACCCACCGTCCTCTCACTCTAATCACCCAAATTTGAATGGCAACATTTGAAATTTGCAACCCACCACCATATATGTGAACAAAACCCACCTAAAGACAACATGATTTCATAGTATAAAATGTGAAATTGAGAGTTCCAAATCAAGTCGTCAAGATATTGGGTATTGGTGAGTACTTTCAGGGTCGTTTCTTGGATCTCGACCCGACCTTAGTATCCTCCCTCAACCACCACCACCTAATGATTTTGTACAAGGCAAGTTTTTGCGTTATATAGCCTAAATCCTTTAAGATTTGAAATAGTTTCCAAGTTcgataccaaacaagtttttgggttgtaaaaaaattgttattgaGAGAAGTTCATCCAAGtggtttttaaaaattataaattttttattagtaAAAACACTAAACAGGCTCTAAAGTTCTTATTATttactttttatatttagaatgaAAAGTACTCTTTTAGGTCTTGAATGATCCATCACCAACTTTACTGCTATTATTACAATTTAACCATCAATAACTAGGTTGTATTTTACACAAAAGACCTCGATAATGTTAAAAGTGAACATTATacgtataatatatatatatatatatatatatatatattatttggtTATATTTCTGGTGTGAGACACTATTTTTCAAACAATATATGTGACTGTGAGTGTTAAACTGTTAATTCCattaattagaaaaataaatCGTCTTCTTCTTaccagaaataaaaaaaagagtaacAAATTGTTTAATTTCAGTTTCTAGATCTTTCTCGGAACCCACTGCCGTAAACACAACCGCCCCGCGGAAGCTATTCGCCAACTCGTATCCTTCACTGCCATTGGTTATCAGGGCGCGTAGCCATCACATCCGAACCACGTGCTCCCACGTGGCGCTATCACCGCGCGCATAGTGTCCTTGCCCGTAATTTAAAAAGCGAGTTCACTCACTGCGTTAAACCCCTTTTCTGGTTCTCGCGAGAGGGAATGATACGAACTCCGAACGCGGGAGAGAGACAGCGAACTGTCACAGATTCGAGGTCCGATCGATCGCGCCATTCGATATTTTTCGGCATCCAATCTCCGCCGTCCGTCGGTCTCTGATTCCCTCTCGTCTCAGCGGCGGTGGATCTTCGGTAAGGCTCCGCCGTCCGGTTCCCAATCTCGCAGCCTCCGGTGAGTCTCATCGTTCGCTTTTTTTCTCCGTTCAGCATCAGGAGACACAATTATTTAGCAAATTTTTGCAATTTAAATATCGCGATCAGCATTTGATCTTGTGTTTGTGCTGGTACGGAAGATTCTGTGATCAATTTCTTATGAATTTCGTACTTGCAAAATACTAATAATCCACAATTTTTAAAGAATAAATTCACTCAATCTGTGTGTTTTTGTAATTTCCGTAGCTTTTTGTACATTAGAGAAGTTCAACGATTGCTGGAAATTTCTAAAATTACTGATTTTGGAggagaaatttaaaaaaaaagtaaaatagaaaatgagaatttttggaTACGGGAATTGAATGGACAAGAAATTGAAATTCGATTCTTGGTATTGCATTTTTGGATTGAAATTTCATGATGCAGACTGCTGTTGGGGATATATTCGGAGAAAGAGAGTTTCGTTGTTTTTCGCTTATAtataatgattgaattatttcggGAGAGTATTATGTTTTAAAGAAGGACTTAGAATTTGGTTTCTTTTGTGAAGTTTTTATATATTCGTAAAATTATTTTAACGAATATGTTCTGTTGGAATGGCCAGCATTATCTCCAATGtagaaaaatttgcaaaagtaGGTGGCTTCTTCGATGTAGCGTTTTCCAATGTGAAACTCGCAGTTGTCTTCTACTTGGTTTGATTATGATTATTTACGGTGCAAACATTCTCTGTAAATTGGTGCCGGCATTTGAGTTTGGCATCTTCTTGAAAGAGAAGCTCTCTTCTGCTGCCGCTGCCGCTGCCTCTACAGCCGGCATTGGAACTTGCCATTGCCACTTCTTTGCTTCCCTTCATGTCTCCTGAATTGCATAAACCTGTACATAACCAGATGGCAGTTGCAACCTTCAAAGGACCTCTTAATGGTGAGTACCATGGGGATAAGAGGTTTGAGAGGAAAAATTCTGGCAAGAGACGTGTATTTGTGCAGACTGAAGCCGGTTCTGTTTTGGGTATAGAGCTAGATAGTAGTGACAATGCTCACACGGTGAAGAGGAAATTGCGGCTTGCACTAAATGTCCCAACTGATGAGAGTTCATTGGTATGTGGTGACATGGTGTTGAAGAATGATCTCAGCATTGTTAGAAATGATTCTCCGCTTCTTCTCACCAAGAACTTTATGCACAGAAGCTCATCTACCCCTTGTCTCTCACCTACTGGGAAGGATCTTCAGCAGAGGGATCAGAGTGGTCCAATTGAGGTACTGGGATACTCAGATCAGTttgccaaaacaaaaaaactggtTCGTGATATTGTGAAGGCTATACGAAATGACATTGATCCCGTTCCTGTTCACAGTGGTCTTGGAGGTGGATATTTCTTTAGAAATTGCGATGGTGAAAATATTGCCATTGTGAAACCGA
Protein-coding sequences here:
- the LOC103411400 gene encoding O-fucosyltransferase 27-like, which translates into the protein MKGEGKMVLRSKMKWVGLVGLFLSAISLFVHFLLARFTEGAAASEFHSSITIFPRRAIGESLNFSKTSPMYRRLWGPVRHLESLQPNANPRGHYAEPDSDTSRFIFVRIQGGFHEIRNSICDVVVVSRFLNATLVIPEIQSTTSSKGISSQFKSFAYLYNEDQFMAALSKDVKVVKTLPNNLKGQRRKKNIPVFKVPYSASPYYYKNNVLPILKKHLVVELVVSEGGCLQAILPPDLEEYQRLRCRVAFHALRFRQEVQELATEILQRLKAPGQPFIAFDPGMTRETLAYHGCAELFQDVHTELIQHKRQWMRKRGIVKGKLSVNSAKQRLKGSCPLMPEEIGIILRAYGYLWDTIIYVSGGEIFGGQRTLIPLRAMFENVVDRTSLSMPWELSRMYGREANLVDRNPGSPPMIEEEMKIEAWKNAGPRPRPLPPPPARPKSYNIEGWWGWVAESDNEPDSTVIELRTNAHKLLWEAIDYVICVEADVFIPGFDFDGKGHPNFASLVMGQRLYQSADSKTYRPDRKEVAKLLDEIHDHLYHANHTWLMSVRKHLRKRLVDGLIEASARSKPLSFISHPIPECSCLRQDPAGKSINATSSPHASTPSHSQVLSALGVVHYCPAWMENDLTLQSKSKDKENEETLDEDDSTSSGLFFRKNNGDHDGGNGDISNKEETQLEDQEELEGGER